The DNA region AACCTTATTATAAGGGTTTAGTTCGATTCTTTATTGGACCCTATTTGGTTTCAATTTGGCATCTTTTCGATGTGGTTTGATTTGCACTTGGTGCATTATGAATGGAGAGCTTGTTTGAATATATTTCATAAGTTTATATGTAATAATGCTAAGAACAAAAACCAATTATTCATGGCACCTTATTACGAAAAGTAAGTGACAAAATTTTTGTTGTGGTTgtcttatattattataatgttttttttcatCAAAAGAATCCCTTTTAGTGATATTGATTTGCAAGTATGAATGCTATTTTTGTGTAGTCGGCATTGAATGTTAGCAATGATTAGTCTATGGAAGGGATTGAATTATTGGTTAGATCCTGCTAGTGTGGAAAATAAAGTGCGTGAAAATGCtcgtaaaattatttatgagtaAGTACTATACTATTGCATCGTAAATGGTTTTACTTTGATATATTATTTAGGTTCTatctatttaattattttatatgtaaATGCCTAGGGCGCTTGTGAAGTTTAGCATGGTCCATCGAAAGgatctcaaaaaaattaaaaagaatcctaAAGTTGGTTGGAACAAACTGAAAGTAAGGTTcttttatagtaatttttttttattgtttagacaTGTTCTAAACTTAGGACAAATTCTATgttctaattattttttcatcgtttgtttgttttgat from Amaranthus tricolor cultivar Red isolate AtriRed21 chromosome 3, ASM2621246v1, whole genome shotgun sequence includes:
- the LOC130808675 gene encoding uncharacterized protein LOC130808675 yields the protein MLAMISLWKGLNYWLDPASVENKVRENARKIIYEALVKFSMVHRKDLKKIKKNPKVGWNKLKCPRQPQDAKYCGYYVCRYMLETIESRQQLILEEFSPGAP